The Christiangramia flava JLT2011 genome has a segment encoding these proteins:
- the purD gene encoding phosphoribosylamine--glycine ligase produces the protein MNILILGSGGREHAFAYKIAQSSQCEKLYVAPGNAGTAEMAENLDLNPTNFEAVASTALEKDIQMIVVGPEDPLVQGIADHFSTQPELKHIMLIGPSKRGALLEGSKERAKEFMAMYDIPTAAYESFQKESLEAGKQFLETLKPPYVLKADGLAAGKGVLILNDLEEAKAELETMLSGKFGAASEKVVIEEFLDGIELSVFVLTDGENYQILPTAKDYKRIGEGDTGLNTGGMGAVSPVPFASDEFMQKIEEQVVKPTVRGLKEEEIDYKGFIFIGLIKVDDNPYVIEYNVRMGDPETEVVLPRIKSDLIDLLEKTWKGELHSAKVEIDDRAATTVMTVSGGYPESYEKGKEISGIKQINDSIVFHAGTRKEGEKVVTSGGRVIALTSLDEDYKKALKKSYQSAEKLHFDKMYFRKDIGFDLA, from the coding sequence ATGAATATTTTGATCCTTGGCTCCGGAGGCCGTGAGCACGCATTTGCATATAAGATAGCACAAAGTTCGCAATGTGAGAAGCTTTATGTGGCTCCCGGAAATGCCGGAACAGCTGAAATGGCTGAAAACCTGGATTTGAATCCGACGAATTTTGAAGCCGTTGCCAGTACTGCCCTGGAAAAAGATATTCAAATGATCGTGGTAGGACCGGAAGACCCACTGGTTCAGGGTATCGCCGATCATTTCAGCACTCAGCCGGAGCTGAAGCATATCATGCTCATCGGCCCTTCCAAAAGAGGTGCTTTGCTGGAAGGAAGTAAAGAACGTGCCAAGGAATTTATGGCCATGTACGATATTCCCACTGCAGCCTATGAAAGTTTTCAGAAGGAATCTTTAGAAGCCGGGAAACAATTCCTGGAAACGCTGAAACCACCATATGTTCTGAAAGCCGACGGCCTGGCTGCCGGAAAAGGAGTGCTGATACTGAACGACCTGGAGGAGGCTAAAGCCGAATTGGAAACCATGCTTTCCGGGAAATTTGGTGCGGCGAGTGAGAAAGTGGTGATTGAGGAATTCCTGGACGGTATTGAACTCAGCGTTTTCGTGCTTACCGATGGGGAGAACTACCAGATCCTGCCTACTGCCAAAGACTATAAGCGAATTGGGGAAGGCGATACCGGTTTGAACACCGGCGGAATGGGCGCCGTTTCTCCAGTGCCATTTGCCAGCGATGAATTTATGCAGAAAATTGAGGAACAGGTGGTCAAACCAACCGTTCGGGGACTGAAGGAGGAAGAGATTGATTACAAAGGCTTTATTTTCATTGGTTTGATCAAAGTGGATGATAACCCGTATGTGATCGAGTACAACGTGCGCATGGGGGACCCTGAGACTGAAGTGGTGCTTCCCAGGATCAAAAGTGATCTGATTGATTTGCTGGAAAAAACCTGGAAAGGCGAACTGCATTCAGCAAAAGTGGAGATCGATGATCGAGCGGCCACCACCGTAATGACGGTTTCTGGCGGTTATCCTGAATCTTATGAAAAAGGAAAAGAGATCAGCGGCATAAAACAAATCAACGATTCGATCGTTTTCCATGCCGGAACCCGTAAAGAAGGGGAGAAGGTGGTAACCAGCGGCGGGCGTGTGATCGCACTAACCTCGCTGGATGAAGATTACAAAAAGGCACTAAAAAAATCTTATCAAAGTGCCGAAAAACTTCACTTTGATAAGATGTATTTTAGAAAGGATATTGGTTTTGACCTAGCCTAA
- a CDS encoding phenylacetate--CoA ligase family protein gives MDWFKLSLQLNQFPINRAMRSLEQIQSIPDDLYAEYVSEKKLKIVQYHLKHNAFYKDFFPEAGKTSLNWEDVPVMRKKDLQQPLKYRMSKDFSRKSAYVGKTSGSSGHPFIFAKDRFAHALSWAGFQDRYKWYGIDLNKSLQARFYGIPLDFYGNIQEKLKDRISLRRRFNIFDLSEEKMEKFLTRFRQSDFDYLNGYTSAILLFAKFISDKGYVLKELCPSLKLCIVTSEKLFEQDQKLMEASFGVPVINEYGASEVGLIAFEDHHGDWIVNSEDLYLEILDENGKVLPHGEEGRVVITSLYNRAHPMIRYDIGDTATLSKKSTAKKPVLEKLAGRTNDIARLADGKVVPGLTFYYVTKTLIEDSGNIKEFIIIQTKLDTFRIEYVSEIPLTGEQQTNILKAIETYVGKDLKINFERKEMLKRSPSGKLKQFTSLV, from the coding sequence TTGGACTGGTTCAAACTTTCTCTGCAGCTCAACCAATTCCCGATCAACCGGGCCATGCGCTCATTGGAGCAAATTCAGTCTATTCCTGATGATCTTTATGCCGAATATGTTTCCGAAAAAAAGCTGAAAATTGTGCAGTATCACCTGAAGCATAATGCTTTTTATAAAGACTTTTTCCCGGAAGCAGGCAAAACTTCGCTGAATTGGGAGGACGTGCCGGTCATGCGAAAAAAAGACCTGCAGCAGCCACTGAAATACCGTATGAGCAAGGATTTTTCGAGGAAGAGTGCTTATGTAGGGAAGACTTCCGGCAGCAGCGGTCACCCGTTCATTTTTGCCAAAGATCGCTTTGCGCATGCACTCAGCTGGGCGGGTTTCCAGGATCGTTACAAATGGTATGGAATAGACCTCAACAAATCGCTGCAGGCCCGGTTCTATGGTATTCCACTGGATTTCTACGGGAATATTCAGGAAAAGCTGAAAGACCGCATCAGCCTGCGAAGACGTTTCAATATTTTCGATCTCAGCGAGGAGAAAATGGAAAAATTCCTGACGCGCTTCCGCCAGTCAGATTTTGATTACCTCAACGGTTATACCAGCGCCATTTTGCTTTTTGCAAAATTTATCAGTGATAAAGGTTATGTGCTGAAAGAGCTTTGTCCCAGCCTAAAATTATGTATAGTTACTTCGGAAAAACTGTTCGAACAGGATCAGAAACTCATGGAGGCGAGTTTTGGGGTGCCGGTTATCAATGAATATGGTGCCAGCGAGGTGGGTCTTATCGCTTTTGAAGATCATCATGGCGACTGGATCGTGAATTCTGAAGACCTGTACCTGGAAATACTGGACGAAAACGGAAAAGTACTTCCGCATGGGGAAGAAGGCCGTGTGGTGATCACTTCGCTATATAACAGGGCTCACCCAATGATTCGTTACGATATTGGAGATACTGCGACACTCTCAAAAAAAAGCACTGCTAAAAAGCCCGTTTTGGAAAAACTGGCGGGCCGTACCAATGATATCGCCAGGCTTGCCGATGGAAAGGTCGTTCCGGGACTTACTTTCTACTACGTGACCAAAACACTGATCGAAGATAGCGGGAACATCAAGGAATTCATTATCATACAAACAAAACTGGATACCTTCCGCATAGAATACGTAAGTGAAATCCCGCTAACCGGCGAGCAACAAACAAATATCCTCAAGGCTATTGAAACCTACGTAGGCAAAGACCTGAAAATCAATTTCGAACGTAAGGAAATGCTGAAAAGAAGCCCAAGCGGTAAACTGAAACAGTTCACTTCACTAGTCTAA
- a CDS encoding glycosyltransferase family 2 protein — MEDFGKVSVVMPAYNSGRFITEAISSVLAQTYSNWELLIVDDASTDATAELLQNFRQDDRIKIFRFSENKGTQFSRNKAIEEASGDFIAFLDADDLWKPEKLYLQLQMMQTNKLPACFSSYELISENGQNLHTKIEALSLLSYQKLQKANYVGNLTGIYDVRQLGKVFAPDLKKRQDWALWLEVIRLGGAMHSIRESLAYYRVRKDSISGNKLEMLRYNYKVYHEILGFSKAKSLLKMCAFLWEQFFVKSRQQIRLD; from the coding sequence ATGGAAGATTTCGGCAAGGTTTCAGTGGTCATGCCCGCCTATAACAGCGGCCGGTTCATCACCGAGGCCATTTCCTCTGTTCTTGCCCAAACCTATTCCAACTGGGAACTGTTGATCGTGGACGATGCCTCAACCGATGCGACTGCTGAACTGCTGCAAAACTTCCGGCAGGATGATCGCATTAAAATTTTCCGGTTTTCTGAAAATAAAGGCACACAGTTCAGCCGAAATAAAGCCATTGAGGAAGCTTCCGGAGATTTTATCGCTTTCCTGGACGCTGATGATCTTTGGAAGCCGGAAAAGCTTTATTTGCAGCTGCAAATGATGCAAACCAATAAGCTGCCGGCCTGTTTTTCCAGTTATGAACTGATCTCTGAAAATGGCCAGAACCTGCATACGAAGATTGAAGCCTTATCCCTTCTAAGCTATCAGAAGTTGCAGAAGGCAAATTATGTAGGAAACCTCACCGGCATTTACGATGTTCGCCAATTAGGGAAGGTTTTTGCGCCAGATCTCAAAAAAAGGCAGGATTGGGCTTTATGGCTGGAAGTGATCCGGCTGGGAGGGGCAATGCACTCCATCCGGGAATCACTGGCCTATTACCGTGTACGAAAAGATTCCATTTCCGGGAACAAATTGGAAATGCTGCGCTACAATTACAAGGTCTATCACGAGATTCTTGGTTTTTCCAAGGCCAAAAGCCTGCTGAAAATGTGCGCTTTCTTATGGGAACAATTTTTCGTAAAATCCCGTCAGCAGATACGTTTAGACTAG
- a CDS encoding UDP-glucuronic acid decarboxylase family protein — MAKKILITGAAGFLGSHLCDRFIAEGFHVIAMDNLITGDLKNIEHLTGNKNFEFHHHDVTKFVHVPGKLDYILHFASPASPIDYLKIPIQTLKVGSLGTLHCLGLAKEKNARILIASTSEVYGDPLVHPQDEEYYGNVNTIGPRGVYDEAKRFQESITMAYHRFHHLETRIARIFNTYGPRMRLNDGRVIPAFIGQALRGEDLTVFGDGSQTRSFCYVDDQVEGIYRLLLSDFSDPVNIGNPEEISILDFAKEIIRLTGTDQKIVFQELPKDDPMQRQPDITRARKVLGWEPKVSREEGMKITYDYFRGMSPEELDKREHKDFSEHIRR, encoded by the coding sequence ATGGCTAAAAAAATCCTGATCACCGGTGCTGCCGGCTTTCTTGGTTCTCATCTTTGTGACCGCTTCATCGCGGAAGGTTTTCACGTGATTGCGATGGACAATCTCATTACGGGCGACCTCAAAAATATCGAACATCTTACAGGCAACAAGAATTTTGAGTTTCATCATCACGATGTGACCAAATTTGTTCACGTTCCGGGAAAACTGGATTATATCCTGCATTTTGCTTCGCCCGCAAGCCCGATCGATTATCTGAAAATTCCTATTCAGACGCTGAAGGTGGGTTCCCTGGGAACCCTGCATTGCCTCGGCTTGGCTAAAGAGAAAAATGCGCGCATCCTGATCGCCTCCACTTCGGAAGTTTATGGAGACCCGCTTGTGCACCCGCAGGACGAGGAATACTACGGAAACGTGAACACCATTGGTCCACGTGGAGTTTATGACGAGGCCAAGCGTTTCCAGGAGTCGATCACCATGGCCTATCATCGTTTTCACCATTTGGAAACCCGCATCGCTAGGATTTTCAACACTTATGGGCCAAGGATGCGTCTCAATGACGGGCGAGTGATCCCAGCTTTTATTGGCCAGGCGCTGAGAGGAGAAGATCTTACTGTTTTTGGGGATGGTTCGCAAACCCGTTCTTTTTGCTACGTAGATGACCAGGTGGAAGGAATTTACAGGCTTTTATTAAGCGATTTTTCAGATCCTGTGAACATCGGGAATCCCGAAGAGATCAGTATCCTCGATTTTGCCAAAGAGATCATACGCCTTACGGGAACCGATCAGAAGATTGTATTTCAGGAACTGCCCAAAGATGACCCGATGCAGCGACAGCCAGATATCACCCGAGCCCGAAAGGTGCTGGGCTGGGAACCCAAGGTCTCGCGCGAAGAGGGGATGAAGATCACTTATGATTATTTCCGGGGGATGAGTCCGGAAGAACTTGACAAACGAGAGCACAAAGATTTTTCTGAACATATCAGGCGATAA
- the rfbD gene encoding dTDP-4-dehydrorhamnose reductase, whose amino-acid sequence MKKVLVTGAAGQLGQCFQKIASEYPNFEFIFKTSAALDVTQEAAIRSFFQQEKIAICINCAAYTNVEQAETEVEKAFEINATAAGKLAKVCAENAAILVHFSTDYVFDGTARKPYAETDAVHPINQYGASKLEGEKQIQQQLEAHYIIRTSWLYSQFGHNFFNTIRRKASEGNELHITTAQKGTPTNANDLASFVLKILTLEKAHFGVYHFSNEGEATWYDFAREIVEISQFQTTANPSGFYQTKAKRPEYSVLSKEKIAETFGLEIPHWRESLRGLIAKI is encoded by the coding sequence ATGAAAAAGGTGTTAGTGACCGGTGCTGCCGGGCAGTTGGGACAATGTTTCCAGAAAATTGCTTCGGAATATCCTAATTTCGAATTCATTTTTAAAACTTCAGCAGCACTGGATGTGACGCAGGAAGCTGCAATTCGATCATTTTTTCAGCAGGAAAAAATTGCTATTTGCATCAACTGCGCGGCGTATACCAATGTGGAACAGGCAGAAACCGAAGTGGAAAAGGCTTTCGAGATCAATGCAACTGCTGCGGGGAAACTTGCGAAAGTCTGTGCAGAAAATGCTGCCATTTTAGTCCATTTTTCAACCGATTATGTTTTTGATGGCACTGCCCGAAAACCTTATGCTGAAACTGATGCTGTCCATCCCATCAACCAGTACGGTGCATCCAAGCTGGAAGGGGAAAAACAAATTCAGCAACAACTGGAAGCGCATTACATCATTCGAACTTCGTGGTTATATTCACAATTTGGTCATAATTTCTTCAATACCATCCGCCGAAAAGCTTCCGAAGGAAACGAACTGCACATTACGACTGCTCAAAAAGGCACGCCCACCAATGCCAATGATCTGGCAAGTTTTGTACTGAAGATCCTAACCCTTGAAAAAGCACATTTCGGGGTATATCATTTCAGCAACGAAGGAGAGGCAACCTGGTATGATTTTGCCAGGGAAATCGTTGAAATTTCCCAATTTCAGACTACGGCGAATCCTAGCGGTTTTTACCAGACAAAGGCGAAAAGACCGGAATATAGCGTGCTTTCCAAAGAAAAGATCGCTGAGACTTTTGGTTTGGAAATTCCGCATTGGCGAGAGAGCCTTCGGGGCTTAATTGCCAAAATTTGA
- the rfbC gene encoding dTDP-4-dehydrorhamnose 3,5-epimerase — protein MEVEKTPLKDCYLIKPKIFKDHRGLFLESFHRQRFAEETGIDEEFVQDNQSVSRFGVLRGMHYQTGAFAQTKIVRVIYGKVLDVVADLRPDSPTFGKTFSVILDDENLHELYVPKGFAHGFLTLSEQSVFAYKCDQYYQPGSEAGIIYNDPDLAIDWNFPEDQLVLSEKDQEQPTFKEVFG, from the coding sequence ATGGAGGTCGAAAAGACACCACTGAAAGACTGTTACCTTATCAAGCCCAAGATCTTTAAGGACCATCGTGGCCTGTTCCTCGAAAGTTTTCATCGCCAGCGTTTTGCTGAAGAAACCGGGATCGATGAAGAATTTGTGCAGGATAACCAGTCGGTTTCTCGATTCGGCGTGCTCCGCGGGATGCATTACCAAACCGGTGCTTTCGCACAGACCAAGATCGTACGTGTGATATACGGGAAAGTCCTCGACGTGGTGGCCGATCTGCGGCCGGATTCTCCAACATTTGGGAAGACCTTTTCGGTGATCCTGGATGATGAAAACCTGCATGAACTCTATGTTCCGAAGGGTTTCGCGCATGGTTTTTTGACACTTTCAGAACAATCTGTATTCGCCTATAAATGCGATCAATATTACCAGCCGGGTTCTGAAGCGGGTATTATTTACAATGATCCAGACCTGGCGATCGACTGGAATTTCCCGGAAGACCAGCTGGTGCTTTCTGAAAAAGACCAGGAACAGCCCACTTTCAAAGAAGTCTTTGGATGA
- a CDS encoding DUF6909 family protein: protein MSVFKLQGRTRAQESSNAIERMYITMRHLFNRGFYKPMGVSGETLREALLTLRPEIYGSVADDKAELAGLLYVVDRLPRGIEECRFINLTSDEGYGNSHFKPIVPPKRRRNCYRIDDEQMNIEITRGRSEIYDILTHLTFLFIESHKIMKRVLIDEEGSVTRDWQKLEVAVKKTEELSQIDREVALTHTANILGRTFHEINTLYSKFSTADDPDRFLKLIWSLGKLAINEAVRNDKRIITFSPVLRERLGHHIHGEMWANDIKAKLQELELLQRPIHVISANMHSVMNSLFTPYSLKAELKKKPGFAIYEDLSDSANGNLRNKVAKAALENGMTFLEDKSGTNIDVQIFDTAKLKEGYKSADLSGPDSEKPVIVVMDYAFGEQAYETMDELLKPYIFEDQEFKLNVKSISIMGKAGILEGGKGDIMIPDAHLFEGTADNYPFENQLKMEDLEGNGISVVDGAMITVLGTSLQNKDILKFFHDSTWNVCGLEMEGAHYHKAIQAASKLRGSISEDVQVRYAYYASDNPLETGSTLASGGLGTSGVKPTYLITEKILEQIFNS from the coding sequence ATGTCTGTATTCAAATTACAGGGGCGAACAAGGGCCCAGGAAAGTTCGAACGCCATTGAGCGTATGTACATCACTATGCGTCACCTCTTCAATCGTGGATTTTACAAGCCCATGGGAGTATCAGGAGAAACGCTTCGGGAGGCGCTTTTAACGCTTCGTCCGGAAATCTATGGTTCCGTAGCCGATGATAAGGCGGAACTTGCCGGATTGTTGTACGTGGTAGATCGTCTTCCGCGGGGAATCGAAGAATGCCGGTTCATCAATCTTACCAGTGATGAAGGCTATGGAAATTCCCATTTTAAGCCTATTGTTCCGCCGAAAAGACGTCGAAACTGTTACCGAATTGATGACGAACAGATGAATATCGAGATCACCCGCGGGCGATCTGAAATCTATGATATTTTAACCCATCTCACTTTCCTTTTTATTGAATCACACAAGATCATGAAGCGAGTGCTTATCGATGAGGAGGGAAGCGTGACCAGGGATTGGCAAAAACTTGAGGTTGCGGTTAAGAAAACCGAAGAACTTAGCCAGATAGACCGTGAAGTAGCGCTTACGCATACTGCGAATATTCTGGGAAGAACCTTTCACGAGATCAACACCCTGTATTCGAAATTTTCTACTGCTGATGATCCGGACAGGTTCCTGAAACTCATCTGGAGCCTTGGAAAACTGGCCATTAATGAAGCGGTTAGAAACGATAAAAGAATTATAACTTTTAGCCCGGTACTTCGCGAGAGATTGGGGCACCACATTCACGGAGAGATGTGGGCCAACGATATCAAGGCGAAGCTCCAGGAGCTGGAATTACTGCAAAGACCTATTCACGTTATCAGTGCGAACATGCACAGCGTGATGAACAGTCTTTTCACACCATACAGCCTAAAAGCCGAGCTCAAAAAGAAACCTGGTTTTGCGATCTACGAGGACCTGAGCGACAGCGCAAATGGCAATTTGCGAAATAAAGTTGCCAAGGCAGCTCTCGAGAACGGGATGACCTTCCTGGAAGATAAGAGCGGTACCAATATCGATGTTCAGATTTTCGACACCGCCAAGCTGAAAGAAGGTTATAAAAGCGCCGATCTTTCAGGCCCAGATTCAGAAAAACCGGTTATCGTGGTTATGGATTATGCTTTTGGAGAGCAGGCCTATGAAACTATGGACGAGCTTCTGAAACCTTATATTTTCGAAGATCAGGAGTTTAAACTGAACGTCAAATCTATTTCCATTATGGGGAAAGCCGGAATTCTGGAAGGCGGGAAGGGAGATATTATGATCCCGGATGCTCACCTTTTTGAAGGAACCGCTGATAACTATCCTTTCGAAAACCAGTTGAAAATGGAGGATCTGGAAGGCAACGGCATCAGCGTGGTAGACGGGGCAATGATCACGGTTCTGGGCACTTCGCTTCAGAACAAGGATATTCTGAAGTTTTTCCATGATTCTACCTGGAATGTGTGTGGGCTGGAGATGGAAGGAGCGCATTACCACAAGGCCATTCAGGCGGCCTCTAAACTCCGCGGAAGCATTTCCGAAGATGTGCAGGTACGTTATGCCTATTATGCTTCAGATAACCCGTTGGAAACCGGTAGTACACTGGCCTCGGGCGGTCTGGGAACTTCCGGAGTGAAGCCCACTTATCTGATCACTGAAAAAATCCTGGAACAAATCTTTAATTCTTAA
- a CDS encoding GH3 auxin-responsive promoter family protein, whose amino-acid sequence MSIKSFASKIFAKSVRKKIDKWAQDPFQTQQKVFENLISEAAQTEFGKDHDFASISKIEDFQQKVPIRDYEQLKPYVEKMVAGEENILWPGKPLYYAKTSGTTSGAKYIPLTKESMPHHIEAARNAILCYIAETGNSKFVDGKMIFLQGSPELDEKNGVKLGRLSGIVAHYVPGYLQKNRMPSWETNCIADWEEKVDAIVEETKGENMSVISGIPSWVQMYFEKLIEKTGQKVGDLFPNFDLFIYGGVNYEPYRAKFENLIGRKVPSIELYPASEGFFAFQDKQQEKGMLLQLNSGIFYEFVDASEFFDENPKRLQLHEVEKGVNYVMIISSNAGLWAYDLGDTIQFTCLKPFRVIVSGRIKHYISAFGEHVIGKEVEQAMQEALRETGARISEFTVAPQINPQESELPYHEWFVDFEEEPDDLNKFAEIIDKSLQQQNSYYFDLIEGNILQRLKITRVRQNAFQDYMKSVGKLGGQNKLPRLSNDRKIADALQVIK is encoded by the coding sequence ATGTCTATAAAATCTTTTGCATCCAAAATTTTCGCTAAAAGCGTTCGGAAAAAAATTGATAAATGGGCCCAGGACCCTTTTCAAACCCAGCAAAAGGTCTTCGAAAATCTTATTTCTGAAGCGGCTCAGACCGAATTCGGAAAAGATCATGACTTTGCATCGATCTCAAAAATCGAAGATTTTCAGCAGAAAGTTCCCATTCGGGATTACGAACAACTGAAGCCCTACGTGGAGAAAATGGTCGCAGGGGAAGAAAATATTCTCTGGCCCGGGAAACCTTTGTACTACGCCAAGACTTCGGGTACGACCAGCGGGGCAAAATACATCCCTCTCACAAAAGAATCCATGCCGCACCATATCGAGGCGGCAAGAAATGCCATTCTTTGCTACATCGCCGAGACTGGAAATTCCAAATTCGTTGATGGTAAAATGATCTTTTTGCAGGGTTCTCCGGAACTGGATGAGAAGAATGGCGTGAAATTAGGCCGACTTTCCGGGATCGTGGCTCATTATGTTCCGGGATATCTTCAGAAGAACCGGATGCCGAGCTGGGAAACCAATTGTATTGCCGACTGGGAAGAAAAAGTGGATGCGATCGTGGAAGAAACCAAAGGCGAAAATATGTCGGTCATTAGCGGGATTCCTTCCTGGGTGCAGATGTATTTTGAGAAACTGATCGAGAAGACCGGTCAAAAAGTTGGTGATCTTTTTCCAAATTTCGACCTGTTCATCTATGGCGGAGTAAATTACGAGCCGTATCGCGCAAAATTTGAGAATCTCATCGGCCGAAAAGTGCCAAGTATCGAGTTGTATCCTGCTTCGGAAGGATTTTTTGCATTCCAGGATAAACAGCAGGAAAAAGGCATGTTACTTCAGTTGAATTCCGGTATTTTTTATGAATTTGTTGATGCTTCCGAATTCTTTGACGAGAATCCGAAAAGGCTTCAGTTACATGAAGTGGAAAAAGGGGTGAATTACGTGATGATCATTTCCAGCAATGCCGGACTGTGGGCTTACGACCTAGGAGACACCATTCAGTTTACCTGTTTAAAACCCTTCCGCGTGATCGTTTCCGGAAGGATCAAGCATTATATTTCGGCTTTCGGCGAACACGTGATCGGGAAGGAAGTAGAGCAGGCCATGCAGGAAGCGCTCAGGGAGACGGGCGCCAGGATCAGTGAATTTACAGTGGCCCCGCAAATCAATCCGCAGGAAAGTGAACTGCCATATCACGAATGGTTCGTGGATTTTGAGGAAGAACCGGATGATTTGAATAAATTTGCTGAAATAATCGATAAGTCCCTGCAACAGCAGAATTCTTACTATTTCGATTTAATTGAAGGAAATATCCTTCAGAGACTGAAAATCACCAGGGTGCGGCAAAACGCTTTCCAGGACTACATGAAATCTGTAGGAAAGCTTGGCGGCCAGAATAAGCTGCCCAGGCTTTCGAACGACCGGAAGATCGCCGATGCACTCCAGGTTATAAAATAA
- a CDS encoding M23 family metallopeptidase, giving the protein MAEQKKEKRKFTKKLLHKYRMVVLNEDTFEERFSFRLTRLNVFVAAGLSAILLIALTTVLIAFTPLREYIPGYSSPELKERAAALAYKTDSLQNVIRVNDQYLHSIKSALTGEFDPGSLSRDSIPNDGRMEVEYEDVAPSRADSILRNQVAQEDKYNILPTATENLNFSLVAPVKGTISETYNIKEKHYAVDVVVTKNLPVKSVADGRVIFAEWTAETGYVMIIEHSYGLISVYKHNASLTKSQGEVVRAGEVIATAGSTGEFSTGPHLHFELWNEGNPVDPTEYIDFN; this is encoded by the coding sequence ATGGCTGAACAGAAAAAGGAGAAAAGAAAATTCACTAAAAAGCTGCTTCATAAGTACCGAATGGTTGTCCTGAACGAAGACACCTTTGAAGAGCGCTTCTCTTTTCGGTTAACTAGGCTTAACGTCTTTGTCGCGGCGGGGCTTTCAGCAATTCTTCTGATCGCTCTTACAACTGTTTTGATCGCTTTTACACCCTTGCGGGAATACATTCCGGGGTATTCTTCCCCGGAATTAAAAGAAAGAGCAGCGGCGCTGGCCTATAAGACCGATTCTCTTCAGAATGTCATCCGGGTGAACGACCAGTACCTTCATTCCATAAAAAGTGCGCTAACCGGCGAATTTGATCCGGGGAGCCTGAGCAGGGATAGCATCCCGAATGATGGCCGCATGGAAGTAGAGTATGAGGATGTGGCGCCTTCCAGGGCCGATTCCATTCTACGGAATCAGGTCGCGCAGGAGGATAAGTACAACATTCTCCCAACTGCCACCGAAAACCTGAATTTTTCATTGGTGGCCCCGGTCAAGGGAACTATTTCTGAAACTTATAATATCAAGGAAAAACATTACGCGGTGGATGTCGTGGTAACTAAGAATTTGCCGGTTAAATCGGTAGCAGATGGTCGTGTGATTTTTGCGGAATGGACCGCGGAAACCGGTTATGTAATGATCATTGAGCACAGTTACGGCCTTATTTCGGTTTACAAACACAATGCATCGCTTACCAAATCACAGGGAGAAGTGGTTCGCGCGGGCGAGGTCATCGCCACAGCGGGCTCTACCGGTGAATTTTCTACCGGGCCACACCTGCATTTTGAACTCTGGAACGAGGGCAACCCGGTGGACCCTACTGAATATATAGATTTCAACTAG
- the tatA gene encoding twin-arginine translocase TatA/TatE family subunit: MSAFILPLAIGAPQIILIVVVILLLFGGRKIPELMRGLGSGIKEFKDASKDDEKGPATDDGKKVTEENK; this comes from the coding sequence ATGAGCGCATTTATTTTGCCATTAGCTATAGGAGCACCGCAAATCATTTTAATCGTTGTGGTGATATTGTTGCTTTTCGGGGGACGTAAAATACCTGAACTAATGAGAGGGCTTGGAAGTGGAATCAAGGAATTCAAAGATGCTTCCAAAGATGATGAGAAAGGTCCAGCGACTGATGATGGAAAAAAGGTTACTGAAGAAAATAAGTAA